The Solibacillus sp. FSL W7-1436 genome window below encodes:
- the parC gene encoding DNA topoisomerase IV subunit A, with product MSFVEKFQDLPLEEVMGDRFGRYSKYIIQDRALPDTRDGLKPVQRRILYAMFHEGNTFDKPFRKSAKTVGNVIGNYHPHGDSSVYDAMVRMSQDWKSRQMLVEMHGNNGSVDGDPPAAMRYTEARLSAIAAELLRDINKNTVEFVPNFDDQDMEPTVLPSRFPNLLVNGATGISAGYATDIPPHNLQEALDAVLMRLDNKNCTVDELMTVIKGPDFPTGGIIQGIDGIKKAYETGKGKIIVRSRTEIEQLKGNKEQIIITEIPFEVNKANMIRKMDELRVNDRRLDGISEIRDESDRDGLRIVVELKKDVPAQGILNFLLKSTDLQVSYNFNMIAIHNRRPMMMTLPLMLDAYIDHQKEIVRRRSQYDLTKAEDRLHIVEGLMKALSILDEVIETIRASKDKRDAKNNIIEKFGFSEEQAEAIVSLQLYRLTNTDITQLQKEQDELHELVVKLKAILEDEKKLIRVIKSELNDIKKRFTLPRLSTIEAEIEEIKVTRDVLVPSEEVVVTVTKDGYVKRTSLRSHSASNGKDFAMKESDYLLYEANLNTQHHLLLFTSKGHYIYQPVHELPDIRWKDLGQHISSIVPIDSNEEIIEVIGIETFEQPDTYVFTATKDGQIKRSALADYIVTRYSKPIKTMNLKGADEMIFARLVTDKEEVLLSTNTSYTIRFPMEDLPVTGVKTAGVKGIIVKEGEYLAAVALLNPEQEQELVIVTQRGAVKRMLLSELELGNRAKRGVVILKELKSNPHRIYTILVVNFRNTLTIETEKGVKETISVTSLTRADRYSNGSLRIDTEGDGAICRAYVEKTE from the coding sequence ATGAGTTTTGTAGAAAAATTTCAAGATCTGCCATTAGAAGAAGTAATGGGTGACCGTTTTGGTCGCTATTCCAAATATATTATTCAGGACCGGGCATTACCGGATACGCGTGACGGGCTAAAACCTGTACAACGTCGTATATTATATGCAATGTTCCATGAAGGTAATACTTTTGACAAACCGTTCCGTAAATCGGCAAAAACAGTCGGTAACGTAATCGGTAACTACCATCCGCACGGCGATAGCTCGGTATATGATGCGATGGTCCGTATGAGTCAGGACTGGAAAAGCCGTCAGATGCTGGTTGAAATGCATGGTAACAACGGTTCTGTCGATGGGGACCCGCCAGCCGCAATGCGTTATACGGAAGCGCGTCTTTCGGCGATTGCCGCAGAACTTCTGCGTGATATTAATAAAAATACAGTTGAATTCGTACCGAACTTTGATGATCAGGATATGGAACCGACTGTATTGCCATCCCGATTCCCGAATTTATTAGTCAACGGCGCAACAGGTATTTCGGCCGGTTATGCGACGGATATTCCGCCACATAATCTGCAGGAAGCACTTGATGCGGTTTTAATGCGTCTTGACAACAAAAACTGTACAGTCGATGAACTGATGACCGTTATTAAAGGTCCCGATTTTCCTACGGGCGGGATTATTCAAGGTATTGACGGCATTAAAAAAGCATACGAAACAGGAAAAGGGAAAATCATTGTCCGTTCACGTACAGAAATTGAACAGTTAAAAGGCAATAAAGAACAGATTATCATTACCGAAATTCCGTTTGAAGTTAACAAGGCCAATATGATCCGTAAAATGGACGAGCTGCGCGTCAATGACCGCCGTTTAGACGGAATTTCAGAAATTCGCGATGAGTCGGACCGTGACGGTTTACGGATTGTTGTTGAGCTGAAAAAAGATGTGCCTGCACAAGGTATTTTAAATTTCCTGTTAAAATCAACGGATTTGCAAGTTTCATATAACTTCAATATGATAGCGATTCATAACCGTCGTCCGATGATGATGACATTGCCGCTCATGCTGGATGCGTACATTGATCACCAGAAGGAAATTGTACGACGCAGATCCCAATATGACTTAACAAAAGCAGAGGATCGCTTACATATCGTAGAAGGTCTTATGAAAGCCTTATCCATTTTGGATGAAGTGATTGAAACAATCCGTGCTTCAAAAGATAAACGCGATGCAAAAAATAACATTATCGAGAAATTCGGCTTTTCGGAAGAACAGGCAGAAGCGATTGTCAGCCTTCAACTTTACCGTTTAACAAATACCGATATTACACAACTGCAAAAAGAGCAAGATGAACTGCATGAGCTTGTTGTGAAACTGAAAGCCATTTTAGAGGACGAGAAGAAATTGATCCGTGTGATAAAGTCCGAATTGAACGATATTAAAAAACGCTTTACTTTACCTCGTCTTTCTACAATCGAAGCAGAAATCGAAGAAATTAAAGTAACGCGTGATGTGTTGGTGCCAAGTGAAGAAGTTGTCGTAACCGTAACAAAGGACGGCTATGTGAAACGGACAAGCCTTCGTTCGCACAGTGCGTCAAACGGCAAGGATTTTGCGATGAAAGAGTCCGATTACTTGCTGTATGAAGCCAACTTGAATACACAGCATCATTTACTCCTGTTTACGAGCAAAGGGCACTATATTTACCAGCCGGTACATGAATTGCCGGATATTCGCTGGAAAGATCTCGGACAGCATATTTCAAGTATTGTCCCGATCGATTCAAACGAGGAAATTATCGAAGTCATCGGTATTGAAACGTTCGAGCAGCCGGATACTTATGTATTTACCGCTACAAAAGACGGACAGATTAAGCGTTCGGCACTTGCCGATTATATTGTCACTCGTTATTCGAAACCGATTAAGACAATGAATTTAAAAGGTGCAGACGAGATGATTTTTGCGCGTCTTGTTACGGATAAGGAAGAAGTATTGCTTTCGACAAACACGAGCTATACAATCCGTTTCCCTATGGAAGATCTTCCGGTAACTGGTGTAAAAACTGCAGGAGTTAAAGGGATTATTGTTAAAGAGGGTGAGTACCTTGCGGCGGTTGCATTATTGAATCCGGAGCAGGAACAAGAACTTGTTATTGTCACACAGCGCGGTGCAGTTAAACGCATGTTGTTATCGGAACTTGAGCTGGGCAACCGTGCAAAACGCGGTGTCGTCATTTTAAAAGAGCTTAAATCGAACCCGCACCGTATTTATACAATTTTAGTTGTCAACTTTAGAAATACGTTGACAATCGAGACCGAAAAAGGCGTAAAGGAAACGATTTCGGTGACATCCTTAACGAGAGCGGACCGTTATTCAAACGGTTCACTACGGATTGATACAGAAGGCGATGGGGCAATCTGCCGCGCCTATGTCGAAAAGACAGAGTAG
- a CDS encoding ArsR/SmtB family transcription factor, translated as MKVKLIHGFSNKTRIKILECIKNKEKTVTEIVDEINGNQSNISQHLACLKGCGIIVGRNEGKYIYYSLRNQHIRDLLTMFDVVLEDVENDVACCERHID; from the coding sequence ATGAAAGTTAAGTTAATTCATGGGTTTTCAAACAAGACAAGGATAAAAATTCTTGAATGTATAAAGAATAAAGAAAAAACAGTGACCGAAATTGTAGACGAAATTAATGGAAATCAGTCGAACATTTCACAACACCTTGCCTGTTTAAAAGGCTGTGGAATTATTGTCGGTCGAAATGAAGGTAAATACATTTACTACAGCTTACGAAATCAACATATAAGAGATTTGTTAACCATGTTTGATGTTGTTCTTGAAGATGTTGAAAATGATGTTGCATGTTGCGAGCGTCATATAGATTAG
- a CDS encoding DUF485 domain-containing protein: MSQLGDKISTKCDGINYDKIDRMETFNQFVKKKNTFLFGITITFLTLYILLPVLAFTPVLQQKAVGSITWVWVYSLALFIMTIILCTLYVKMAAKFDKAAAAVLQEYEKAGA, translated from the coding sequence TTGAGTCAATTAGGGGATAAAATCTCAACGAAATGCGATGGTATTAACTATGATAAAATCGATCGCATGGAAACATTCAATCAGTTTGTAAAGAAGAAAAACACATTTTTATTTGGAATAACTATAACATTTTTGACATTGTACATCTTACTGCCGGTATTGGCGTTCACACCTGTGTTACAACAGAAGGCTGTTGGCAGCATTACTTGGGTATGGGTCTACTCGCTTGCCCTATTCATTATGACAATTATTTTATGTACACTCTACGTAAAAATGGCAGCTAAATTCGATAAAGCGGCAGCTGCTGTTTTACAAGAATATGAAAAGGCAGGTGCATAA
- a CDS encoding solute symporter family protein, which yields MSFTAVFFFVAIVGLTLVITWWASKRTSSASDFYTAGGGLTGWQNGMAIAGDYLSAASFLGIAGSIALFGFDGFFFSIGYLVAYLVVLYIVAEPLRNLGRFTLADMITARFDKAKVRGTAALSTITIVLFYMIAQLVGAGALIQLLLGIEYWMAVLLVGVMMTIYVLFGGMTATSWVQIIKAALLMLGTVIISFLVLAKFDFSIAQMFTQMTTETEHGAAYLNPGLRYTNGIDTISMLMALVLGTAGLPHILMRFFTVKDAQTARSSVIWATWIVGLFYVLTIFLGFGAAAFVGADKIIAANPAGNMAAPLLAQALGGDILFSFVCAVAFATILAVVAGLVLSGASALSHDIYGQIIKKGKVSEKEAVKAARIGSIIISVVSILLALGAQTLNVAFLVSLAFCIAASANLPVIIYTIYWKRFNTSGAVTAMLTGLISALILVAVSPNVWNPVEGKAIFVGEPLIMLTNPALISVPLGFLGGFIGTLISKERNDLKYREVEVKAQTGISVQDISH from the coding sequence ATGAGTTTTACAGCCGTCTTCTTCTTCGTAGCAATCGTAGGTTTAACGTTAGTCATTACTTGGTGGGCTTCTAAACGTACATCCAGTGCGTCGGATTTCTACACAGCTGGCGGCGGGTTAACAGGCTGGCAAAATGGTATGGCCATTGCCGGTGACTACTTATCGGCAGCATCATTCCTGGGTATCGCGGGTTCGATTGCCTTATTCGGATTCGATGGCTTCTTCTTCTCGATCGGTTACCTTGTAGCCTATTTAGTAGTTTTATATATCGTAGCTGAGCCATTACGTAACTTAGGCCGATTCACATTGGCCGACATGATTACAGCTCGTTTCGATAAAGCGAAGGTTCGTGGTACAGCAGCATTATCTACGATTACAATCGTATTATTCTACATGATCGCACAGCTTGTAGGTGCAGGTGCTCTTATTCAATTACTTTTAGGTATTGAATACTGGATGGCGGTACTATTAGTTGGTGTCATGATGACGATTTACGTATTATTCGGTGGTATGACTGCCACATCTTGGGTACAGATCATTAAAGCAGCGCTATTAATGTTAGGTACTGTCATTATTTCATTCTTAGTATTAGCAAAATTCGACTTCTCGATTGCACAAATGTTTACGCAAATGACAACTGAAACTGAACATGGTGCAGCTTACTTAAATCCAGGTTTACGTTATACAAACGGTATTGATACAATTTCAATGCTAATGGCGTTAGTACTTGGTACAGCAGGTCTTCCACACATCCTAATGCGTTTCTTCACAGTAAAAGACGCACAAACAGCCCGTTCTTCAGTAATTTGGGCTACTTGGATTGTTGGTTTATTCTATGTATTAACAATCTTCCTAGGTTTCGGTGCAGCAGCATTCGTTGGTGCAGACAAAATCATAGCAGCGAACCCGGCAGGAAACATGGCTGCTCCACTATTGGCACAAGCGCTTGGTGGCGATATTCTGTTCTCATTCGTTTGTGCGGTAGCATTCGCGACAATCTTAGCGGTAGTAGCAGGTTTAGTACTTTCAGGTGCATCTGCCCTATCTCATGATATTTACGGACAGATTATTAAAAAAGGGAAAGTTTCTGAAAAAGAGGCGGTTAAAGCAGCCCGTATCGGTTCAATCATTATCTCGGTTGTTTCGATTCTGTTAGCATTGGGTGCTCAAACATTAAACGTGGCGTTCCTAGTATCATTAGCATTCTGTATCGCGGCATCAGCGAACTTACCGGTAATCATCTACACAATTTACTGGAAACGTTTCAACACATCAGGTGCGGTTACAGCAATGTTGACAGGTTTAATCTCTGCATTGATTTTAGTTGCCGTTTCTCCAAACGTATGGAATCCGGTTGAAGGTAAAGCAATCTTTGTGGGTGAACCGTTAATTATGTTAACGAACCCTGCATTAATTTCTGTACCTCTTGGATTCTTAGGCGGATTTATCGGTACATTAATTTCTAAAGAAAGAAATGATCTGAAATACCGTGAAGTAGAAGTAAAAGCTCAAACGGGTATTTCTGTACAAGACATTTCTCACTAA
- a CDS encoding transglutaminase domain-containing protein yields MKTYFESYKQYKRKGNSIKTTTVTAKQLLPALIAHMERMDRQFTLHINGQLPMPIDALIQEAFDQCHLEQPFYTQHCEKRSYKYRQLTKNRIKVEFTLRYRMARQEEKWMLDEIEAILKNRIDPDMSTLQKVFTVHDYIARTYSYERHTEGSPFAVYTFMNEKHGVCMAYALLFEKMMEALEIPCYYVIGKAAGEGTEGHAWNMVQIEDQWYHVDVTWDDIGSIPGREVRYRYFLVADEKMRIDHEWNENHYPMCTSKKFEAFHRLYDGCLVNTSFYYANPRNGYLYEINFADYPFQAKQKLAVKFQFCFYVNGLLYFRNDSHNGYLYQLELDAEELTQLSAEQVLQIYETEKTLEVLYANQTAERIQKLILADNVIENSFQVEAAENRLQVPLNAFGDSWVASADQQDKCQPIVFKSADGVELTVDDHYKQLTVDLYIHRGLHIQLTSNRKNVEFKQPAQLKLPIVLIPGLEQQLSKQNALDYFADEQFIYIKLYKSVTIQLKK; encoded by the coding sequence GTGAAAACGTATTTTGAAAGCTACAAACAGTATAAAAGGAAAGGAAATTCAATCAAAACAACGACTGTTACAGCAAAACAGCTGCTGCCGGCGCTTATTGCCCATATGGAGCGCATGGACAGGCAGTTTACGCTGCATATTAACGGCCAGCTGCCAATGCCGATCGATGCTTTAATTCAGGAAGCTTTTGATCAGTGTCATCTGGAACAGCCATTTTATACCCAGCATTGTGAAAAGCGCAGCTACAAATATCGCCAATTAACGAAAAATCGGATTAAAGTGGAATTTACGCTGCGTTATCGTATGGCGCGTCAGGAAGAAAAATGGATGCTTGATGAAATTGAAGCCATTTTAAAAAATCGAATTGATCCGGACATGTCAACATTACAAAAGGTATTCACTGTGCACGACTATATTGCAAGAACGTATAGCTATGAACGGCATACAGAAGGTTCGCCGTTTGCTGTGTATACGTTTATGAATGAAAAGCATGGAGTCTGTATGGCATACGCGCTTCTGTTTGAAAAGATGATGGAAGCACTTGAAATTCCTTGTTATTATGTGATCGGAAAAGCGGCGGGTGAGGGGACAGAGGGACATGCATGGAATATGGTGCAGATTGAGGATCAGTGGTATCATGTGGACGTCACTTGGGATGATATCGGTTCGATTCCTGGCAGAGAAGTTCGCTATCGCTATTTTTTAGTTGCGGATGAGAAAATGCGTATTGATCATGAATGGAATGAAAATCATTATCCCATGTGTACGAGTAAAAAATTTGAAGCATTTCATCGTTTATATGATGGCTGTCTCGTCAATACTAGTTTCTATTATGCAAATCCTCGTAATGGTTATTTGTATGAAATCAATTTTGCTGATTATCCATTTCAGGCAAAACAGAAACTTGCTGTTAAATTTCAGTTTTGTTTCTATGTAAATGGGCTTTTATATTTCAGGAATGATTCTCATAATGGCTATTTGTATCAATTAGAGCTGGATGCTGAGGAATTGACACAGCTAAGCGCGGAACAAGTTCTACAAATCTATGAAACTGAGAAGACACTTGAAGTCTTGTATGCGAATCAGACAGCTGAACGCATTCAGAAATTGATTTTAGCGGATAACGTAATTGAAAATTCATTTCAGGTTGAAGCCGCTGAAAATCGCCTGCAAGTCCCGTTAAATGCATTTGGGGACAGCTGGGTAGCATCAGCAGATCAGCAAGATAAATGTCAGCCAATTGTGTTTAAAAGCGCGGATGGAGTCGAATTGACAGTAGATGATCATTATAAACAGCTGACGGTAGATTTATATATTCATAGAGGTTTACATATTCAACTAACGAGTAACCGTAAAAACGTGGAATTTAAACAGCCGGCACAATTGAAGTTGCCAATTGTGTTAATACCGGGATTGGAGCAGCAATTAAGCAAACAAAACGCGTTGGATTATTTTGCTGATGAACAATTTATTTATATAAAGCTGTATAAAAGCGTAACGATCCAACTGAAAAAGTAA
- a CDS encoding DUF485 domain-containing protein, whose translation MGNKQKPIIDYERIASQQSFRQLAKKKNSFLWSVTAIFLVLYMLLPILTSFTEILHQKAIGDITWVWVYSAGLFIMTWGLAHFYVARANKYDAEAKAIIAEYEGGRK comes from the coding sequence ATGGGGAATAAGCAAAAGCCGATTATTGATTATGAAAGAATTGCATCACAGCAATCTTTCAGGCAACTTGCGAAGAAAAAGAATTCGTTTTTATGGTCGGTTACCGCAATCTTTTTAGTACTTTATATGTTATTGCCAATCTTAACTTCGTTTACAGAAATCTTACATCAAAAAGCGATTGGTGATATTACATGGGTATGGGTGTATTCAGCAGGTCTGTTCATAATGACTTGGGGGCTGGCTCACTTCTATGTAGCACGTGCTAATAAATATGACGCAGAAGCGAAAGCGATCATTGCGGAATATGAAGGAGGTCGTAAATAA
- a CDS encoding solute symporter family protein → MNLVSAGFFLGIVGLTLIVTYIAARRTSSASDFYTAGGGLKGWQNGFAIAGDYLSAAAFLGVSGAIALTGFDGFFFSVGYVVANLVLLYIIAEPMRNLGRYTLADMLTARFNEKRIRGVAATGTIIIVILYMIAQLVGAGALIKLLFGIEYWMAVLIVGVMMTTYVLFGGMTATSWVQIIKAGLLLFGTTLLAFLVFSKFDFNLVKMFDTVSTNYGEQYLVPGMKYTSTIDSVSMMLALVLGTSGLPHILMRFFTVKDAKTARASISWTTWITAIFFSLTIFLGFGAMHFVGFDKIIAENSAGNTAAPLLAEFLGGNILLSFICAVAFATILAVVSGLVLTGASAISHDIYGEILKDGKLTEKQQVLAARIGSISIAIVSIILALFAQSLNVSFLVSFAFCIGASANLPVILYTIYWKKFNANGAVAAMVTGLVSCLVLGALGPNIWSPTGNAILVGEPIVNLAVPAIITIPLSFFAGYLGSILTAHKVEQAEAERVYKEIRVKAHTGISVQDVSH, encoded by the coding sequence ATGAATCTTGTTTCAGCAGGTTTCTTTCTCGGTATCGTAGGTTTAACATTGATCGTTACATATATCGCTGCTAGAAGAACTTCTTCAGCAAGCGATTTCTATACAGCTGGCGGTGGTTTAAAAGGTTGGCAAAACGGCTTTGCCATTGCTGGTGACTACTTATCTGCAGCTGCATTCCTTGGGGTTTCCGGGGCGATTGCATTAACAGGTTTTGACGGCTTCTTCTTCTCTGTCGGATATGTTGTAGCCAATTTAGTTCTACTATATATAATAGCGGAACCGATGCGTAATTTAGGACGCTATACATTGGCGGATATGCTGACGGCACGTTTCAATGAAAAACGGATTCGCGGTGTAGCGGCAACAGGAACGATTATTATCGTTATTTTGTATATGATTGCCCAATTAGTTGGTGCCGGTGCACTAATTAAACTTTTATTCGGTATTGAGTATTGGATGGCTGTTTTAATAGTAGGAGTTATGATGACGACGTACGTACTGTTCGGCGGAATGACGGCAACGAGCTGGGTACAGATTATTAAAGCGGGTCTATTGTTGTTCGGTACAACATTGTTGGCATTTTTAGTATTTTCGAAGTTTGATTTCAATTTAGTGAAAATGTTTGATACGGTCAGCACTAATTACGGGGAACAGTATCTGGTTCCTGGTATGAAGTACACATCAACGATCGATTCGGTTTCGATGATGCTTGCATTAGTATTAGGTACATCTGGTTTACCGCATATTTTAATGCGCTTCTTTACTGTAAAAGATGCGAAGACGGCCCGCGCTTCCATTTCATGGACAACATGGATTACAGCGATCTTCTTCTCGTTGACAATTTTCTTAGGCTTTGGTGCCATGCATTTCGTCGGCTTTGATAAAATCATCGCAGAAAATTCTGCGGGTAATACGGCTGCCCCACTGTTGGCAGAGTTTTTAGGCGGCAATATCTTATTATCATTCATTTGTGCGGTTGCCTTTGCTACTATATTAGCGGTTGTATCCGGTTTAGTATTAACAGGTGCATCGGCAATTTCCCATGATATTTATGGTGAAATTCTTAAAGACGGTAAATTAACGGAAAAGCAACAAGTTTTAGCTGCCCGAATCGGTTCGATTTCGATTGCGATTGTTTCAATCATTTTGGCATTATTTGCACAGAGCTTAAACGTTTCCTTCTTAGTATCGTTTGCATTCTGTATCGGGGCATCGGCAAACTTACCGGTTATTCTCTATACGATCTATTGGAAGAAATTCAATGCAAACGGCGCGGTTGCTGCAATGGTAACAGGTTTAGTTTCCTGTCTCGTATTAGGTGCGCTTGGTCCGAACATTTGGAGTCCTACAGGAAATGCAATTTTAGTAGGTGAACCAATCGTGAACTTGGCGGTGCCTGCCATTATTACGATTCCTTTAAGCTTCTTTGCAGGCTACTTAGGCTCGATTTTAACGGCACATAAAGTGGAACAGGCAGAGGCTGAACGTGTTTATAAAGAAATCCGCGTAAAAGCACATACAGGGATTTCTGTACAGGATGTTTCCCATTAA
- a CDS encoding GNAT family N-acetyltransferase produces MLNLNTKRLTFVRYTEKDLPYVIELVSDPFMMKFIGDGQVKDQQYAIHLIERMVEQYRNFGDYGLHKLIHRQTGEFIGHAGLVAQVIDDTFEIELGYWIKRAYWGQGYGFEAAQALATYADEEMWLHRYISAIQAGNEGSKRIAIKNGMHLEKIIEMDGKMVEIYVKLNSFEEDETEAL; encoded by the coding sequence ATGTTGAATTTAAATACGAAGCGGTTAACGTTTGTACGTTATACGGAAAAGGATCTTCCATATGTTATCGAGCTTGTTTCGGATCCGTTTATGATGAAATTTATTGGCGACGGGCAAGTAAAGGATCAACAATATGCGATCCATTTAATTGAACGGATGGTTGAACAGTACCGAAACTTTGGGGATTACGGGTTACATAAACTGATTCATCGTCAAACGGGAGAATTTATCGGACACGCGGGGCTTGTTGCGCAAGTTATTGACGATACATTTGAAATCGAGCTCGGGTACTGGATTAAACGTGCTTATTGGGGACAAGGCTACGGATTTGAAGCAGCACAGGCGCTGGCAACATATGCAGACGAAGAAATGTGGCTGCACCGGTATATTTCAGCGATTCAAGCAGGCAATGAAGGGTCTAAAAGAATTGCTATAAAAAACGGAATGCATTTGGAGAAAATCATTGAAATGGACGGGAAAATGGTTGAAATATATGTTAAGCTCAATTCATTTGAAGAAGACGAAACCGAAGCGTTATAA